The Coffea eugenioides isolate CCC68of chromosome 8, Ceug_1.0, whole genome shotgun sequence genome has a segment encoding these proteins:
- the LOC113779886 gene encoding uncharacterized protein LOC113779886 isoform X3, producing MENSWSWQTQCGSLCPSSSSSQDPPLPPHNQILNGSFHLDSSVRAKPTSTIHTLAPAAVNPWTSNSSSCSLDHTELGSSFLSLLSVPPCDIRNEVPIRRSNAGGSAAGNAISHISSGLLAQNRDSQRAEAVVNLGWVVSPMDRVSESCGVNDVFQGNYPSLQKLELPTAGIHRKLYHNENQKNSPSLKVSYVNDATSCNVWKTNAGDTLGVSQKVPSSIDSSVSCLTSNLLTGCPKVFCLGLSGHLLLSNTGLLGVLCSCHGLHMSIAKFSEHSGLSNSNPGDAVHFDSGESVSQWRRSYFHKFGIRTPEEHFGWDWPPGLSVTAGSPEHGWTHPSMFVKPNQGNQGSSVEASVQSMDPWSLTLCPKNSQSDQKVVDEFVNFEKQQSAKDCSSLFPKGPSSSSKNILHFVADEPMMGHSRSGCPTFPNHLDVRGPYNVRPAISSYEDQIYTSGDSVLPPCLPNLKTLGKDIAIGRSVGSLVDTYTGSSNFELRLGQPSQQGQTSVRSFMPASGSHRIASHCRLQESMALDQHVHKSSSGSIKGCRQQNYLPGIISTSSTRTEQNQLENVNHAVGVYSVPNAFKIKHLKGDAFWGSVTSESFGNLKSPFEENNHFKSINDATNDSHMTFAKPHSECSPPKCGEFGFPLLRGRAIGTEFGTNVLGSQKLKQVDKVVHNIDCLHSTAKINTGSCTKSKEGMWSFSGVVGDSDGMNYPVFHDKGPNMFHLADEPITRNTLNYTGQVCYPDHSGKAKSKVLRTISSPMDFGNIVSSQAASVGISATNLNSMKSSTPLWNKDNITVCPYLFDENVKMTAFHPMSVFSHQKIGAGTSKTIPVPEGYRNFSGKQQIIVPSSVSDTQKNRFDLTNAPNTSEVARHALLSANLTFTDTETLPSVTDTEKWCNFWGPAISNGRYYHGKDTEAQCQLNSNQQPTRQFFLRLHGDQNSTPSNEVRNCHQELPCGYFPSKFSCSSNLNCSAGRHDLNPSLRNFREAEGNAVDLVEPLLGPKLVENCTHIDKDNAFGANRTIVQNMKKVDCNSSQWRDVPRKVVNDATSRKCFQEGNALKEHEMSNMSSGCSAPAVTQVSIDVNNKDSSTVDGMDTDNFVMDEGSGIERCLSSDDDSERSSEFCGLASKVNLVNRRSSKTSFSKSSHSRIHELGFTDSLKVRKLQNHAKTSFAVQAKGDLQKYDRDFGKGKRRRVKWRRLYPSVPAPSLSTALNGASKSAGDAGLCSGTLKNIQMLPQDDKPCFTCCPCSLGQNLKQKRSAYSSFDTISRKKKLRWIHHIEVEETDSETNLNAKTDCSRASKAVGRKRLRSVGATQMEQDDMHDSACFASEITAKITASDCTKTNKPVNISHSRRRPVVCGKYGIISNGNSSKSAKIVSLRKVLKAARRCHFAESQKVNSISVKESEKARCDADKERNNEARMAVSVQMKSQHLMEGKETEYSVGSKDSYDLSHIMKKRRHDGNRSHAILESNQSTQIRRKSKEVRKRSVYELTIKENDFSCVKSCITKDGRSSQRRKSRFVSKLAENAGNDRMFVGGIHNVNKYAKVEECQTSRVLDVFCCVCGSSNKDKNNCLLECGCCLIKVHQACYGVSKVPKAQWCCRPCKTNCKNIVCVLCGYGGGAMTRALCSRNIVKSLLKAWSIGTESNLENTSFSKSLESPFHRLSSTKSVHESDPFLIIRPAEIGSTSLAKGSTDLSEHVDTVDISSAITPAICNSITAGILDSTVKQWVHMVCGLWTPGTRCPNVDTMSAFDVSGAYRPKQDVVCSICQRSGGSCIQCRVAHCHVQFHPWCAHQKGLLQSEVEGIDNQSVGFYGRCMLHAMYQQFNSDSYHTSSANHGERESTCARTEGFKGRKWDGFHHNLPYHSDGSSGCLVPQEQLNAWIHINGQKTCISGPLKLPNSVIEYDCRKEYARYKQSRGWKHLVVYKSGIHGLGLYTSRFIFRGAMVVEYVGEIVGLHVADKRETEYQAGKNVQYKSACYFFRIDKEHIIDATRKGGIARFVNHSCLPNCVAKVISVRNEKKLACFWKGHGCFDRCWVKQLGEIVI from the exons ATGGAGAACTCTTGGTCATGGCAGACCCAATGCGGTTCCCTGTGCCCATCCTCCTCCTCGTCACAGGATCCTCCTCTTCCTCCTCACAATCAG ATTCTGAATGGAAGCTTTCATCTTGATTCGTCTGTCCGAGCAAAACCAACTTCAACCATCCACACACTAGCACCAGCTGCTGTGAACCCTTGGACTTCAAATTCAAGTTCTTGCAGTTTGGACCACACGGAACTGGGTAGTTCATTTTTGTCTCTCCTTTCTGTCCCTCCATGCGATATTCGTAATGAAGTGCCAATTCGTAGAAGTAATGCCGGAGGCAGTGCAGCTGGGAATGCAATTTCTCATATATCTTCTGGACTTCTGGCCCAAAATCGGGACAGCCAGAGAGCAGAAGCTGTTGTGAACCTGGGTTGGGTTGTTTCACCAATGGATAGGGTGAGTGAAAGCTGTGGTGTCAATGACGTTTTCCAGGGTAATTATCCAAGTCTTCAAAAGCTGGAACTTCCTACGGCAGGTATACATCGAAAGCTTTACCATAATGAGAACCAAAAGAATTCTCCATCTCTGAAAGTGAGTTATGTAAATGATGCAACCTCTTGCAATGTTTGGAAGACCAATGCTGGTGATACTCTTGGGGTATCACAGAAAGTTCCTTCCAGCATCGATTCTTCTGTTTCCTGCCTGACATCTAATCTGTTAACTGGTTGTCCCAAAGTATTCTGTCTTGGCCTAA GTGGGCACTTACTTCTCAGCAATACTGGACTTCTAGGAGTTCTCTGCTCATGCCATGGTTTGCATATGTCTATAGCTAAATTCTCTGAG CATTCAGGCTTATCTAACAGTAATCCTGGGGATGCTGTTCATTTCGACAGTGGTGAAAGTGTATCTCAGTGGCGTCGGAGCTATTTCCACAAATTTGGG ATTAGGACTCCAGAAGAACATTTTGGATGGGACTGGCCTCCTGGACTTTCAGTCACTGCTGGTTCGCCAGAACATGGTTGGACTCATCCCAGCATGTTTGTGAAGCCTAACCAGGGTAACCAAGGTAGCTCTGTGGAGGCTTCGGTGCAGTCTATGGACCCATGGAGCCTTACTTTATGCCCAAAGAATTCTCAATCTGATCAGAAAGTTGTTGATGAGTTtgtcaattttgaaaaacagCAAAGTGCAAAGGACTGTAGTAGTCTCTTTCCCAAAGGGCCCAGTAGCTCCTCAAAGAACATTTTGCATTTTGTTGCAGATGAACCGATGATGGGGCACTCAAGATCTGGGTGTCCTACATTTCCAAATcatcttgatgttagaggcccATACAATGTTAGGCCAGCCATATCATCTTATGAAGATCAAATCTATACGAGTGGTGATTCTGTTCTACCACCATGTTTGCCGAACTTGAAAACCCTTGGTAAAGATATTGCAATTGGGAGAAGTGTTGGTTCCCTTGTTGATACATATACAGGTTCTTCAAATTTTGAGTTGAGACTAGGGCAACCATCTCAACAGGGTCAGACTTCAGTGAGATCATTTATGCCGGCATCTGGATCTCATCGAATTGCAAGCCATTGCCGGCTCCAAGAATCAATGGCCTTGGATCAGCATGTACATAAAA GCAGTTCCGGGTCAATAAAGGGTTGTAGGCAACAGAATTACTTGCCTGGTATCATTTCAACTTCCAGCACAAGAACAGAGCAGAACCAGTTGGAGAATGTTAATCATGCAGTTGGAGTTTATAGCGTTCCAAATgctttcaaaataaaacatcttaAAGGTGATGCATTTTGGGGTTCAGTAACTTCTGAATCATTTGGAAACTTAAAAAGTCCTTTTGAAGAAAACAATCATTTTAAATCAATTAATGATGCAACTAATGACAGCCACATGACGTTTGCGAAGCCACATTCTGAATGTTCTCCTCCCAAGTGTGGTGAATTTGGTTTTCCATTACTCAGAGGTCGggcaataggcacagaatttgGCACTAATGTGCTGGGTAGTCAAAAACTCAAACAAGTCGACAAAGTGGTCCACAATATTGATTGTCTACATAGCACTGCTAAAATAAATACAGGATCATGTACAAAGTCAAAGGAAGGAATGTGGAGTTTCAGTGGAGTGGTTGGTGACAGTGATGGTATGAATTATCCAGTCTTCCATGATAAGGGCCCTAACATGTTTCATCTTGCTGATGAACCTATTACCAGGAACACCTTAAATTATACTGGGCAAGTCTGTTACCCTGACCACAGTGGAAAAGCTAAATCCAAAGTCCTGAGAACCATCAGTTCTCCCATGGATTTTGGCAATATTGTGTCTTCTCAAGCTGCCTCTGTGGGGATTTCTGCCACAAATTTGAATTCTATGAAAAGTTCAACTCCATTATGGAACAAAGACAATATTACTGTATGCCCATATCTTTTCGATGAAAATGTGAAGATGACTGCATTCCATCCTATGTCAGTGTTTTCTCATCAGAAGATTGGAGCTGGTACCTCTAAAACCATCCCAGTACCAGAAGGTTATAGGAACTTCAGTGGTAAACAACAAATTATTGTCCCCTCATCGGTATCAGACACACAAAAGAACAGGTTTGACTTGACCAATGCGCCAAATACATCTGAAGTTGCAAGGCATGCACTTCTGTCTGCTAATTTGACCTTTACAGATACTGAAACGTTGCCTTCTGTTACAG ATACAGAGAAATGGTGCAACTTTTGGGGACCAGCAATATCAAATGGACGATATTACCATGGAAAAGATACTGAAGCTCAATGTCAGCTCAATTCTAATCAGCAGCCTACAAGGCAATTCTTCTTAAG ACTTCATGGTGATCAAAATAGCACTCCATCAAATGAAGTGAGAAACTGCCATCAGGAGTTACCTTGTGGATATTTCCCAAGCAAGTTCAGCTGCTCTAGTAACTTAAACTGTAGTGCTGGAAGACATGATTTAAATCCTTCCCTTCGAAATTTTAGAGAAGCAGAAGGAAATGCTGTTGATTTGGTGGAACCTCTTTTGGGTCCAAAATTAGTTGAAAATTGCACACATATAGACAAGGACAATGCTTTTGGTGCAAACAGAACTATTGTGCAAAATATGAAGAAAGTTGACTGTAACTCCTCCCAATGGAGAGATGTCCCTAGGAAGGTGGTTAATGATGCCACTTCTAGAAAATGTTTCCAGGAAGGAAATGCACTGAAAGAGCATGAAATGTCTAATATGTCCTCTGGATGTTCTGCTCCTGCTGTAACTCAGGTGTCTATTGACGTCAACAACAAAGACTCATCCACTGTTGATGGTATGGATACAGACAATTTTGTTATGGATGAAGGTTCAGGAATCGAAAGATGTTTGTCCTCTGATGATGACAGTGAACGAAGTTCTGAATTTTGTGGCTTAGCTTCCAAAGTCAACTTGGTCAACAGAAGATCTTCTAAAACAAGTTTTAGTAAATCATCTCATAGTCGCATTCATGAACTTGGGTTTACAGATTCgttaaaagtaagaaaattgcAAAATCACGCTAAGACTAGCTTTGCTGTTCAGGCAAAAGGTGATCTTCAAAAGTATGACAGGGACTTTGGGAAGGGGAAGAGAAGAAGAGTGAAATGGAGAAGGTTATATCCCTCTGTTCCTGCTCCTTCCCTGTCCACTGCCCTGAATGGAGCTTCAAAATCTGCTGGTGATGCTGGACTTTGCTCTGGCACACTCAAGAACATTCAGATGCTTCCTCAAGATGATAAGCCATGTTTCACTTGTTGTCCATGTTCTTTGGGCCAAAATTTGAAGCAGAAAAGATCTGCATACTCTTCTTTTGATACTATttctaggaaaaaaaaattgcgtTGGATTCATCACATTGAAGTGGAGGAAACTGATTCAGAGACAAATTTAAATGCCAAAACTGACTGTTCTAGAGCCTCTAAAGCAGTGGGGAGGAAAAGGTTGAGATCTGTTGGAGCTACCCAAATGGAGCAAGATGACATGCATGATTCTGCTTGTTTTGCTTCTGAAATAACTGCTAAGATTACTGCATCAGATTGCACGAAAACTAATAAGCCAGTGAATATTAGTCATAGTAGGAGAAGGCCTGTCGTATGTGGGAAGTATGGTATTATTTCTAATGGTAATTCCTCAAAATCAGCAAAAATTGTGTCTCTGAGGAAAGTTCTTAAAGCAGCAAGAAGATGTCACTTTGCTGAAAGTCAGAAGGTAAATTCTATTTCAGTCAAGGAATCTGAGAAGGCAAGGTGTGATGCTGATAAAGAGAGAAACAATGAAGCTCGAATGGCAGTTTCTGTTCAGATGAAGTCTCAGCATTTGATGGAAGGAAAAGAGACAGAATACTCTGTAGGCAGTAAAGATTCTTATGACTTATCACATATTATGAAGAAGAGAAGGCATGATGGAAACAGAAGTCATGCTATTCTAGAGAGTAACCAAAGCACACAGATCAGACGAAAGTCTAAAGAAGTTCGTAAACGCAGTGTTTATGAACTAACAATTAAAG AAAATGATTTCAGCTGTGTGAAGTCTTGTATTACAAAGGATGGAAGATCCTCACAGAGAAGAAAGAGCAGATTTGTGTCTAAGCTTGCTGAGAATGCTGGTAATGATAGAATGTTTGTGGGTGGAATACATAATGTTAACAA ATATGCCAAAGTGGAAGAATGCCAAACTAGCCGGGTTTTGGATGTTTTCTGCTGTGTTTGTGGAAGTTCGAACAAGGACAAGAATAATTGCTTATTAGAGTGCGGTTGTTGCTTGATTAAG GTACATCAAGCTTGCTATGGTGTTTCTAAGGTGCCCAAAGCTCAGTGGTGTTGTAGGCCATGCAAAACGAATTGTAAAAATATT GTCTGTGTTCTATGTGGATATGGAGGAGGAGCCATGACTCGAGCACTTTGTAGTCGTAATATTGTGAAGAGCCTCTTGAAAGCTTGGAGCATTGGGACAGAATCCAATCTCGAAAACACTAGTTTTTCTAAATCTTTGGAAAGTCCCTTTCATCGTTTGTCTTCGACAAAATCTGTTCATGAGAGTGATCCATTTCTCATCATTAGACCTGCAGAAATTGGCTCTACTTCTCTGGCTAAAGGAAGCACCGATCTGTCTGAGCATGTGGATACTGTTGACATCTCTTCTGCTATTACCCCAGCTATATGCAATAGCATTACAGCTGGAATTCTTGACTCTACTGTCAAGCAGTGGGTTCATATGGTTTGTGGGCTCTGGACACCAGGTACACGTTGTCCAAATGTTGATACGATGAGTGCTTTTGATGTGTCTGGAGCTTATCGGCCTAAGCAAGATGTG GTTTGTTCAATATGTCAACGATCAGGTGGTTCTTGCATACAATGCAGGGTTGCGCATTGTCATGTTCAATTTCATCCGTGGTGTGCCCATCAGAAG GGTCTACTGCAAAGTGAGGTTGAAGGTATTGATAATCAGAGTGTTGGATTTTATGGAAGATGCATGCTTCATGCTATGTATCAGCAGTTTAATTCTGATAGTTATCACACTAGCAGTGCTAATCATGGAGAAAGGGAATCCACCTGTGCTCGAACAGAG GGTTTCAAGGGTCGCAAATGGGACGGATTTCATCATAATCTTCCCTACCATTCTGATGGTAGTAGTGGATGTCTTGTCCCACAAGAGCAGCTAAATGCTTGGATCCACATCAATGGACAGAAAACATGCATAAGTGGGCCTTTAAAGCTTCCCAACTCAGTAATTGAGTATGACTGTCGG AAAGAATATGCTCGCTACAAACAATCTAGAGGTTGGAAGCATCTAGTGGTGTACAAATCAGGGATACATGGGCTTGGTCTTTACACTTCCCGATTTATTTTTCGTGGTGCCATG gttgttgAGTATGTGGGTGAGATAGTGGGGCTCCACGTGGCTGACAAAAGAGAAACCGAGTATCAAGCTGGAAAGAATGTTCAATACAAGAGCGCTTGCTATTTCTTCAGGATAGACAAGGAGCATATAATTGATGCCACCCGCAAGGGTGGGATAGCTCGATTTGTGAATCATTCTTGCCTG CCAAATTGCGTTGCGAAAGTAATTTCTGTCAGGAATGAAAAGAAG CTTGCTTGTTTCTGGAAGGGACATGGATGCTTTGACAGATGCTGGGTTAAGCAGCTAGGGGAGATAGTGATTTAA